A window of Deinococcus sp. YIM 134068 genomic DNA:
GGCAGAGCGGGGCGGCCTTGCAGGACCTCGCGCGGGCGATGGAGCGGCTCGCCGAGCGGCGGACGGGTGCCCTCATCGCCATCGAGCGCCGCACCCCCCTCGGCGAGTACGCGGCCACGGGCGTGCGGCTGGACGCGGTGGTGAGCGTGCCCTTCCTGGAGGCCCTCTTCGCGCGCAACGCGCCCCTGCACGACGGCGGGGTGATCCTTCAGGAGTCGCGGGTGGTGGCGGCGGGCTGCCTCTTCCCCCTTCAGGCCGGGGACGGCACCTACCGCCGCTACGGCACCCGGCACCGGGCGGCCATCGGGCTGTCGGAACTCACGGACGCGGTGGTTCTCGTCGTGAGCGAGGAACGCGGAAGTATGCGCGTGGCGGTGGGCGGGCGGCTGGGACCGCACCTCAACGGCTCGGAGTTGCGCGAGCAGTTGCGCTCCCTGATCTACGACCGGGCGGACCTGCTGGCGGGAGGGCCGGAGGCGGGCGTCCCCCTTCCCCACCCCGAGCCGGAGGCGGGCACCCAGCCGGAACGGGGCGGCGCGTGAGGGCGGCCCTGATGGGGTGGCGGCGCTGGCTGGAGCCGCGCTACGTGTGGCGGCGGGCGCTCCACAACCTGCCCGCCAAGCTCCTCGCGCTCCTTGTGGCGGTGGTGCTGTGGGCGGTGGCGACGGGCGACCGCCGGGTGAATGTAGAGCAGGGCTTCGACGTGGCCGTGACCGTGCGCGACACGACGGGCGGGCGGGGCGAGGGCACCCGCGCGGTCAGCGGCCTGACTCCCGCCACCGTGCGGGTGATCCTCTCCGGGCGTCCGGAGCGGCTTGGGGAACTCACCGGGACCGATGTGCGGGCGGTGGTGGACGTGACCGGCGTGCCGGAGGGCAGCTTTACCCTCCCGGTGAGCGTGGAGACCCCCACGGGCACGGCCCTGCGCGTGCAGCGGCCCGAGCGCGTGCAGGGCTTCGTGGACACCCGCCTGAGCCGCACCCTGCCCGTCACCCTCAGCGTCGCCACCCCCCCTGAGACGAGCGTGCCCCGCTACGTCGTGACCCCCAGCGAGGCGACCCTGCGCGGGCCGGGTCAGGTCGTGGCGACGGTGCGGCGGCTGGTGAGCAGCCCCCTCGCCCTCGGCCCCGGCGACGAGCGCGAGGCCAGCCTGATCGCCCTGAACGAGGACGGCGAGGCCGTGCCCGGCGTCACCACCTCGCCCACCACCGTCACCGTGCGGCGGCTGGACACGGGCGACCTCCCCATCAAGGCCGTCCGCGTGGTCCTGAACGACCCGCCCCCCGGCCTGCGCGTCACCTCGGTCAGCGTGCAGCCGGGCACCGTGCGCCTCGTCGCCGCCCCCGACCTCCTCGCCCGCTTGCGCGAGGTGGCGGGCACCGTCTCCTACCGCGAGGGCACGTACACGACGCCCGTCGTCCTGCGCGTCCCGGCGGGCGCTCAGGCATTGGAGACCGTCAGCGCCCGCCTCACGGTGGAACGTGTCACCGCCGTGGAGGGGGAAGAGGAGGCCGTGGTGGGGGCGGACGGGGGGGAGTAGGGCGCAGGAACGATTGAGGTTCGAGTCTTCATACTTCGGCGGCGTGTCTGGCGAGGGTGCTCATGCTTGGCGTAGTGCGTTGGGCAAGCGTTGCTTGCCACCCCCCACCCGACCTCCCCCGCAAGTGGGGAGGAGCTTTGTTTGTGGGGATTGGGCGGTTGGGGTGGTCACACACCCCCTCACCCCGGCCCTCTCTGCAAGCAGCTCTACGAGTCCCACGAGGGGAGAGGGAGAAGAACAGCAAAAGCTCCTGCTCTCCAAAAACCGTCGCTCTCGACGGCCAATGCTTGCCCGTGAGTAGACGACCCATGCCACCACCACGTCGGCTCACGGAGCGAGACGGTGGGCGAGCGACTGGGACGCAGCAAGATCAAACCTTGCCACGCCGAGAACCCGTCTACGGGCGCAGTCAACAGGCCCTTTGCCTAGCGCAGCGCCACTCCCCCTGCCCCCTCCCACCCGAGTAAGCTCCCCCCATGCTCTGGCTCCCCGTCCTCCTGGCCCTCCTTGCGGGGGCCGTCGTGCCCCTCCAGGCGTCCGCCAACGCCCGCCTCGCCCTCGCCGCCGGACACCCGGCCTGGGGCGCGCTCACCAACG
This region includes:
- the cdaA gene encoding diadenylate cyclase CdaA yields the protein MLSSLESLSLRDLLDVLLVAFLIYQGYLLVVGTRAVNVVRGILVFAGVWVLSEVLGLTTLSYLLGRAGTVGLFALVVLFQPELRAALERVGRPRGRDIGQSGAALQDLARAMERLAERRTGALIAIERRTPLGEYAATGVRLDAVVSVPFLEALFARNAPLHDGGVILQESRVVAAGCLFPLQAGDGTYRRYGTRHRAAIGLSELTDAVVLVVSEERGSMRVAVGGRLGPHLNGSELREQLRSLIYDRADLLAGGPEAGVPLPHPEPEAGTQPERGGA
- a CDS encoding CdaR family protein — translated: MRAALMGWRRWLEPRYVWRRALHNLPAKLLALLVAVVLWAVATGDRRVNVEQGFDVAVTVRDTTGGRGEGTRAVSGLTPATVRVILSGRPERLGELTGTDVRAVVDVTGVPEGSFTLPVSVETPTGTALRVQRPERVQGFVDTRLSRTLPVTLSVATPPETSVPRYVVTPSEATLRGPGQVVATVRRLVSSPLALGPGDEREASLIALNEDGEAVPGVTTSPTTVTVRRLDTGDLPIKAVRVVLNDPPPGLRVTSVSVQPGTVRLVAAPDLLARLREVAGTVSYREGTYTTPVVLRVPAGAQALETVSARLTVERVTAVEGEEEAVVGADGGE